The genomic region CTATGATCGAGTAATGGCGAAAATAGAAGAAGAAGAAATTAACGAAGCAGATCGTCTTCAGCCACTTATTGAAAAACAGGATGCTGGTGAAGATTTAACTTCTAAAGAAGCAAAAACTGCAAAAATTGCTGAGCAAAGATTAACCAATTTTAATGCGGTGAAAAATGCATTAAATGCGAAATTAGGTGCCCGTGCAGATTGTGATAATCTTGTGCCACTTTATGAAAAAGACTTTGAAGCTAAAAAAGGAGATGTTTCATGGTTAAGAAATGCGAATGCGCGTCTATCTGCTAAAGATTGTGAAGATCCATTATTCTTTAAAATTTCTGAAGCGCTTCACCAATTAGAGCCTTCAGCAGCTTCTGCCTATTCTTTGGGACAGTTAGCTGAAGCTGATGGGGATAGATCTAAAGCTTTAGAGTATTATAATGAGGCTGCAGAACTTGAAGAAGATCCTGCAGATAAAGCTAAGATCTATTATAGAATTGCTCAGAACTATAAATCTTCAGGAAGTTTTTCTCAGGCAAGAAGTTTCTACAAAAAAGCAATTCAGGCTAAGCCATCTTACGGTAGAGCGTATTTGAATATTGCAGATATGTATGCTGATAGTGCTAATAACTGTGGAGAAACTGCTTTCGATAAAAGAGCGGTGTACTGGTTAGCTGCAGAGTATGTAGCAAAAGCGGGTAGAGTTGACCCATCTCTTTCTAATCATGCTAATGCAACAGTTGCGGCTTATAATGGTCGTGCCCCACAAAAAGCTGATGTATTCCAGGAAGGGAAAAAAGCAGGAGATGCTATCCAAATTGGTTGTTGGATAGGCGAAACTGTGCGTATCCCTCAATTATAATATGAAAATCACATATCGTGAAATAATACAAGGCATTGTCACGCTTATTGGCGTGACAATGCTTTTTTCATGTGAGGGTAATTTAAATGAAGTAAGGGCCCTTCAAAATCCTGCAGATGCACCGGCAGGAATTGCTAACGGTATCCTTTTAAAATATACAGATTCTGGTCGTGTAGTGGCGACCCTGCAAAGTGAGAAAATGTTTGATTTTACAAATAAAGATTTTCCTTTTCGAGAATTTCCAGAAGGGGTATATATCGAGTTCTTTGATGAAGATGATCAAAAGAGTACGGTCACAGCAGATTACGGGATTGTATATGATGGTACCGGTTTAGTAGATCTGCGTGGTAACGTAGTGATCTTTACTGCAGATAGTACCCGGTTAGAAGGCGATCAGCTTTATTGGGATCAAAATCAAAGTTGGGTGTTTACCGATCGTGAAAATCAAATTAAGTTTCCCGATGGTTCTTTTAATGAAGGAATGGGTTTTGATTCCAATCAAAATTTCGATAAATTCAACTTTAGAACCAATAGTGGGATTCAAAACATAGAAGAGTCCGAAAAATGACAAAATATTTCAGGTATTTCGAGTATGCATATTTAATCATGGGAGGTTTCTTTATTTTTGAAACTTTTGCCATTTGGGATACCGAGCGCAATAGAGCGTATATTTTTATATTCCTGGCCGCAATGGCCATTTTTATGTTTTTCTTCAAAAGAAATTTTAGGAGAAAGCTTGAAAAGAGACAAAAAAATAAGAAATAATGAGTGCAGAGGCCATCATCATTATTTTTTCATTACTACTTTCCGCATTTTTTTCGGGTATGGAGATTGCCTATGTCTCTTCGAATAAAATC from Zunongwangia profunda SM-A87 harbors:
- the lptC gene encoding LPS export ABC transporter periplasmic protein LptC, translated to MKITYREIIQGIVTLIGVTMLFSCEGNLNEVRALQNPADAPAGIANGILLKYTDSGRVVATLQSEKMFDFTNKDFPFREFPEGVYIEFFDEDDQKSTVTADYGIVYDGTGLVDLRGNVVIFTADSTRLEGDQLYWDQNQSWVFTDRENQIKFPDGSFNEGMGFDSNQNFDKFNFRTNSGIQNIEESEK